From a single Candoia aspera isolate rCanAsp1 chromosome 2, rCanAsp1.hap2, whole genome shotgun sequence genomic region:
- the TNFAIP8 gene encoding tumor necrosis factor alpha-induced protein 8 isoform X1, with amino-acid sequence MGSEADDSKEVATDVFNSKSLAIQAQKKILGKMASKSIATALIDDTSSDVLDELYRVTKEYIQNKKEAEKIIKNLIKTVIKLAILYRNNQFNQEETVLMEKFKKKVHQLAKTVVSFYQVDYTFDRNFLSKLLNECRDLLHQIIHRHLTAKSHGRVNRVFDHFSDCEFLAALYNPFGSYKTHLQRLCDGVNKMLDEGNI; translated from the exons ATGGGTTCCGAAGCAGATGATTCTAAAGAAG TGGCGACAGATGTCTTTAATTCCAAAAGTTTGGCCATTCAGGCCCAAAAGAAAATTCTTGGCAAAATGGCCTCCAAATCAATAGCAACTGCTCTGATAGATGACACCAGCAGTGATGTGTTGGATGAACTCTACCGAGTGACAAAGGAATACATACAAAACAAGAAGGAAGCTGAGAAGATAATTAAAAATCTCATTAAGACTGTTATCAAATTAGCAATCCTATACCGGAACAATCAGTTTAATCAGGAAGAGACTGTACTCATGGAGAAGTTCAAAAAAAAGGTTCACCAGTTGGCTAAAACTGTGGTGAGCTTCTATCAAGTGGACTATACCTTTGACAGGAATTTTTTGTCAAAACTGTTAAACGAGTGTAGAGATCTACTTCATCAAATAATTCACCGTCACCTGACAGCAAAATCTCATGGACGTGTCAACCGTGTGTTTGATCATTTCTCGGACTGTGAATTTTTGGCTGCCTTATACAATCCATTTGGATCTTACAAGACTCATCTCCAGAGGCTTTGCGATGGTGTCAACAAAATGCTAGATGAAGGCAATATTTAA
- the TNFAIP8 gene encoding tumor necrosis factor alpha-induced protein 8 isoform X2: MATDVFNSKSLAIQAQKKILGKMASKSIATALIDDTSSDVLDELYRVTKEYIQNKKEAEKIIKNLIKTVIKLAILYRNNQFNQEETVLMEKFKKKVHQLAKTVVSFYQVDYTFDRNFLSKLLNECRDLLHQIIHRHLTAKSHGRVNRVFDHFSDCEFLAALYNPFGSYKTHLQRLCDGVNKMLDEGNI; encoded by the coding sequence TGGCGACAGATGTCTTTAATTCCAAAAGTTTGGCCATTCAGGCCCAAAAGAAAATTCTTGGCAAAATGGCCTCCAAATCAATAGCAACTGCTCTGATAGATGACACCAGCAGTGATGTGTTGGATGAACTCTACCGAGTGACAAAGGAATACATACAAAACAAGAAGGAAGCTGAGAAGATAATTAAAAATCTCATTAAGACTGTTATCAAATTAGCAATCCTATACCGGAACAATCAGTTTAATCAGGAAGAGACTGTACTCATGGAGAAGTTCAAAAAAAAGGTTCACCAGTTGGCTAAAACTGTGGTGAGCTTCTATCAAGTGGACTATACCTTTGACAGGAATTTTTTGTCAAAACTGTTAAACGAGTGTAGAGATCTACTTCATCAAATAATTCACCGTCACCTGACAGCAAAATCTCATGGACGTGTCAACCGTGTGTTTGATCATTTCTCGGACTGTGAATTTTTGGCTGCCTTATACAATCCATTTGGATCTTACAAGACTCATCTCCAGAGGCTTTGCGATGGTGTCAACAAAATGCTAGATGAAGGCAATATTTAA